The proteins below are encoded in one region of Canis lupus familiaris isolate Mischka breed German Shepherd chromosome 21, alternate assembly UU_Cfam_GSD_1.0, whole genome shotgun sequence:
- the OR51E1 gene encoding olfactory receptor family 51 subfamily E member 1 (The RefSeq protein has 1 substitution compared to this genomic sequence): MVDPNGNESSATYFILIGLPGLEEAQFWLAFPLCSLYFIAVLGNLTIIYIVRTEHSLHEPMYVFLCMLSGLDILISTSSMPKMMAIFWFNSTTIQFDACLLQMFAIHSLSGMESTVLLAMAFDRYVAICHPLRHATVLTLPRVMKIGMAAVVRGTALMAPLPVFIKRLPFCHSNILSHSYCLHQDVMKLACADIRVNIIYGLIVIISAIGLDSLLISLSYLLILKTVLGLTREAQAKAFGTCVSHVCAVFIFYVPFIGLSMVHRFGKRHDSFLPIIMANTYLLVPPVLNPIVYGVKTKEIWQRILRLFHVTNHTSDL, translated from the coding sequence ATGGTGGACCCCAATGGCAATGAATCCAGtgccacatattttattttaataggccTCCCAGGCTTGGAAGAAGCTCAGTTCTGGTTGGCCTTCCCCTTGTGCTCCCTCTACTTTATTGCTGTATTGGGTAACCTGACAATCATCTACATTGTGCGGACTGAGCACAGCCTACATGAACCCATGTATGTTTTTCTTTGCATGCTTTCTGGCCTTGACATCCTTATCTCCACCTCATCTATGCCCAAAATGATGGCCATCTTCTGGTTCAATTCCACTACCATCCAGTTTGATGCTTGTCTACTACAGATGTTTGCCATCCATTCTTTATCTGGCATGGAGTCCACAGTACTGCTGGCCATGGCCtttgaccgctatgtggccatttGCCACCCACTACGCCATGCCACTGTACTAACATTGCCTCGTGTTATGAAGATTGGCATGGCTGCTGTGGTACGGGGTACTGCACTTATGGCACCCCTGCCTGTTTTTATCAAACGACTGCCTTTCTGCCACTCCAACATTCTTTCCCATTCCTACTGCCTACACCAAGATGTCATGAAGCTGGCTTGTGCTGACATCCGTGTCAATATCATCTATGGCCTCATTGTCATCATTTCTGCCATTGGCCTGGACTCACTTCTCATCTCCTTGTCATATCTACTTATCCTCAAGACTGTGTTGGGCTTGACACGTGAAGCCCAGGCAAAGGCATTTGGCacttgtgtctctcatgtatgTGCTGTTTTCATATTCTATGTACCTTTCATTGGATTATCTATGGTGCACCGCTTTGGCAAGAGACATGACTCCTTCCTGCCCATCATTATGGCCAACACCTACCTACTTGTACCTCCTGTGCTCAACCCCATTGTTTATGGAGTCAAGACAAAGGAGATCCGGCAGCGTATCCTTCGTCTTTTCCATGTGACCAACCATACTTCAGATCTCTAG